A window from Terriglobales bacterium encodes these proteins:
- a CDS encoding phage holin family protein: MVRLLLHWILSALSLIIVAHIVPGFYLSGFGAALVAAVIIGLINATLGAFLKLITLPLTIITLGLFWLVINALMLWIASALVPGFHIAGFGAAFIGAVVLMLVNFLFRALLPQRERN, translated from the coding sequence ATGGTTCGACTGCTGCTCCACTGGATCCTCAGCGCATTGTCGTTGATCATCGTCGCCCACATCGTTCCCGGCTTCTACTTAAGCGGGTTCGGGGCCGCGTTAGTGGCCGCCGTCATCATCGGCCTGATCAATGCCACCCTGGGCGCATTTCTCAAGCTCATCACCCTCCCGCTGACCATCATCACGCTGGGACTGTTCTGGCTGGTTATCAACGCCCTGATGCTCTGGATCGCATCGGCCCTGGTGCCGGGATTCCACATCGCCGGCTTCGGCGCGGCCTTTATCGGCGCGGTCGTGCTCATGCTGGTGAACTTTCTTTTCCGCGCGCTGCTGCCGCAACGCGAGCGTAATTAG